The proteins below come from a single Erythrobacter sp. SG61-1L genomic window:
- a CDS encoding autotransporter outer membrane beta-barrel domain-containing protein: MIHAVRKHILLTTMLSSAIAGPALADTVVSSDSTTALATSTAGDIAVNEDVVLDVSGTTPITIDSNSSVSIGEDAVVEADDSDGRTAILVRDGTDFSIDNVGSIEVLEDFVPDDEDSNSIPDGPIAEATGRYGIHVQSGASSSGAIDNSGAITVEGLNSYGIAIDSNFTGDIDNSGTITVTGDYSTALFTQSVAGDIRLGGTITAVGEGAAGVDINGDVSGTVTIDGTINKARSYTTDDDDTLTLSRSDLRVEAPAVSIEGNVEGGIIVANRPYDLSSTDEDEDDDGVDDDEETAGAIASYGASPALVIGGTSDTEIGSATGRDGTYSLVIDGTVQSNTHYSSFDTTAVVIGGQGGSVTMADGIGVSGTVQATTNDASATALLINAGSIVPTLDNSGTIKAYVQSSGEGHVTAVKDASGTLSTVNNTGYIYATGSNEDERIALNLGANTSGVTIRQYLNDIDLASKEDEEAEEDYDPSSPTIYTAMVGDIVTGSGNDLFDISSGSVSGDTYFGAGDDRLLLSDDAIYVGDIYSAGGALEMSLSGTSGYYGAVDAAGEAAQITLTDSAVFSGSFANGEYVSVDVNGGTLVATEGETVSFDTLQVAADGSIGIIIDSDSGTNSSFDVNQATFADGSILTVGVTSLAGVDGTYEVLTAESLSGSPDLDLSDGFALPLLYTGTLTQSDTSITLDIRRRTSEELGLTGPQSQIFDAALAQAGEYSLLEASLLEAEDFDSLFGQFDGLMPDYAGGVFDFVTRASRLAARHISDPSTTYDVSPVSGWIEPLYFQGSKSADDTAGFKTQGYGLSLGLERDFGIGYLGLSFDYVGGSIKNGDLQDIGSEIYEIAGHWRLRKGPFAAFARASGMHAKLSSTRTFETTVDETDYSYSTEGSWGGWALSGMAGVTYDLAIGSRFSLRPKASVDYYWLKEDGYVEDGADMIDLTVGGRTSKASTAITTLTASYRFGRTTPDETPLTLELEGGRRSVLQSQLGSTTAAFEDGESFTLTPGTLKSGWTTEARLLAGGFDYTWLIGIGAEKTQGDVDLSARAGLSIAF; the protein is encoded by the coding sequence ATGATCCACGCAGTCCGCAAGCATATCCTCCTGACCACGATGCTTTCTTCGGCCATCGCCGGCCCGGCTTTGGCCGATACGGTTGTCTCCAGCGACAGTACTACGGCCCTTGCCACGTCCACGGCGGGGGACATCGCGGTGAATGAGGATGTGGTGCTGGATGTGAGTGGTACCACGCCAATCACTATCGACAGCAACAGCTCTGTCTCCATCGGCGAAGATGCCGTGGTGGAAGCTGATGACAGCGATGGGCGCACGGCCATCCTGGTGCGGGATGGGACGGATTTCTCGATCGATAATGTCGGTTCGATCGAAGTGCTCGAGGACTTCGTGCCTGATGACGAGGATAGCAATTCCATTCCTGACGGGCCGATAGCGGAAGCGACGGGCCGGTATGGAATTCATGTGCAGTCCGGCGCGTCTTCCAGCGGAGCAATCGACAACAGCGGCGCGATCACGGTCGAAGGGCTCAATTCCTATGGCATCGCGATAGATTCCAACTTCACCGGAGACATCGACAATAGCGGCACGATCACGGTGACGGGCGATTACAGCACGGCGCTCTTCACGCAGTCTGTCGCTGGGGATATTCGCCTGGGCGGCACGATTACGGCCGTCGGCGAAGGTGCTGCGGGCGTGGACATTAACGGCGATGTCAGTGGCACGGTCACGATCGACGGGACGATAAACAAAGCGCGATCCTATACCACCGACGATGACGATACGCTGACCCTGTCTCGTTCCGACCTGCGCGTGGAAGCGCCGGCCGTGTCGATTGAAGGCAATGTCGAAGGCGGCATCATCGTGGCCAACCGGCCCTATGACCTCAGCTCGACCGACGAGGATGAGGACGATGACGGAGTGGACGATGATGAGGAAACCGCAGGCGCCATCGCGTCTTACGGTGCCAGCCCGGCGCTGGTGATTGGCGGGACGAGCGATACGGAGATCGGTTCGGCCACCGGTCGTGACGGAACCTACTCGCTCGTTATCGACGGTACAGTGCAGTCCAATACCCATTACAGCAGCTTCGACACTACAGCAGTGGTGATCGGCGGGCAGGGCGGCTCGGTCACTATGGCGGACGGGATAGGCGTTTCCGGCACTGTGCAGGCTACAACCAACGATGCCTCGGCCACCGCATTGCTGATCAATGCCGGCTCCATCGTGCCCACGCTGGATAACAGCGGCACGATCAAGGCCTATGTCCAGTCGAGCGGCGAGGGGCATGTAACGGCGGTTAAAGACGCATCCGGCACGCTCTCCACGGTGAACAACACAGGCTATATCTATGCCACCGGTTCGAATGAGGATGAACGCATCGCGCTTAACCTTGGCGCTAACACCAGTGGTGTGACGATCCGCCAATATCTCAACGATATAGATCTGGCGTCGAAAGAGGATGAAGAGGCCGAGGAGGACTACGATCCTTCCAGCCCCACCATTTACACCGCAATGGTCGGCGACATCGTCACCGGATCCGGCAACGATCTGTTCGATATTTCCTCTGGTTCCGTGTCGGGTGATACCTATTTCGGCGCCGGGGACGACCGGCTGCTGCTGTCCGACGATGCGATCTATGTTGGCGATATCTATTCGGCCGGCGGCGCGCTGGAGATGAGCCTATCAGGCACTTCCGGCTATTACGGCGCAGTCGACGCTGCCGGGGAGGCCGCGCAGATCACCTTGACGGACAGTGCCGTCTTCAGCGGCTCGTTCGCCAATGGAGAGTATGTCTCGGTCGATGTGAATGGCGGCACGCTGGTGGCAACCGAAGGCGAGACTGTGTCGTTCGACACGCTGCAGGTCGCGGCGGATGGCTCCATCGGCATCATCATCGACAGTGACAGCGGGACCAACTCTTCCTTCGACGTCAATCAGGCCACATTCGCCGATGGGTCGATCCTCACTGTGGGCGTTACCTCGCTTGCCGGGGTGGATGGCACATACGAAGTGCTGACGGCCGAAAGCCTGAGCGGTTCGCCCGACCTCGACCTGTCGGACGGGTTCGCTCTGCCGCTGCTCTACACCGGCACGCTGACGCAGAGCGATACATCCATCACGCTCGACATTCGTCGTCGCACTTCGGAAGAACTCGGCCTCACCGGGCCGCAATCGCAGATATTCGACGCCGCGCTCGCGCAGGCGGGGGAATATTCGCTGCTGGAAGCCAGCCTGCTGGAGGCAGAGGATTTCGATTCCCTGTTCGGCCAGTTCGACGGGCTGATGCCGGATTATGCGGGCGGGGTGTTCGATTTCGTGACTCGGGCGTCGCGCCTCGCCGCGCGGCATATTTCGGACCCATCGACCACTTACGATGTCAGCCCCGTGAGCGGCTGGATCGAACCGCTCTATTTCCAGGGCAGCAAGTCAGCCGATGACACGGCCGGATTCAAGACGCAGGGCTATGGCCTGTCGCTCGGACTCGAGCGGGATTTCGGCATCGGCTATCTCGGCCTGAGCTTCGATTATGTCGGCGGTTCTATCAAGAATGGCGATTTGCAGGACATCGGCTCGGAAATCTACGAAATCGCGGGACACTGGCGCCTGCGCAAGGGGCCGTTCGCGGCCTTTGCGCGGGCTTCTGGCATGCATGCCAAGCTTTCCTCTACCCGCACTTTCGAGACGACGGTCGATGAGACGGATTACAGCTACTCGACAGAAGGAAGCTGGGGTGGCTGGGCGCTTTCGGGCATGGCGGGCGTCACCTACGATCTGGCAATCGGATCGCGATTCTCGCTGCGGCCCAAGGCCTCAGTCGACTATTACTGGCTGAAGGAAGACGGCTACGTGGAGGACGGCGCCGACATGATCGACCTGACGGTTGGCGGGCGCACCAGCAAGGCCTCTACTGCGATCACGACGCTGACGGCCAGCTATCGCTTCGGCCGCACTACGCCGGATGAGACGCCGCTTACTCTGGAACTGGAAGGCGGCCGGCGCTCCGTGCTGCAGAGCCAGCTCGGTTCAACCACGGCGGCCTTCGAGGACGGCGAGAGCTTCACCCTGACTCCGGGCACGCTCAAGAGCGGCTGGACCACAGAGGCGCGGCTGCTGGCGGGCGGATTCGACTACACCTGGCTGATCGGCATCGGGGCTGAGAAGACACAGGGAGATGTCGACCTTTCGGCGCGCGCGGGCCTCAGCATCGCATTCTAG
- a CDS encoding EAL domain-containing protein, whose protein sequence is MGGMLLIYTALLVVENWREVSLAGAIWFAGALGLALPLLVGGITLSRTLRANQISTARIICLGGALCGILLGSEGAVLAHPHSVAVTLACVMIGMVILAAFPLSQMIFAASFAVTELLLGADALPPGVVAFSLAFSFVAIWASSQARFIRASARMDLQNERLSRMSEQTGSFVWETDSDGRLTRASEGMFKVLGRPASEMVGEYVWGLVGPEANCNQRQQREIAFGTDILRRHQVMQAPFGDLTVCARARDGIHSLSLSGQPRYDAAGNFVGFMGIGLDLTEFTRVQERLLASAERDALTRLMNRACFNDRLEELLNGSESGRCATALLLIDLDKFKQANDTLGHQVGDQVLRQFSERLRMFINSSGFVGRLGGDEFGVVLHETTEVRRLEALACELVRYLSAPYEISGIKVTIGAAIGIAIGPEHGDTVDSLVRNADLALYSAKARGGNCHRMFDTTLLDHALERRQLEIDLGRAIENGELMLQYQPIVDAASEKLSGFEALVHWRHPVRGEVAADEFIPLAETAGLINRLGEWVLREACLEAAQWPAHIRLAVNLSPSQFASPGLTSVVVNSLAQSRMPPGRLEMEITENVFLDEAESTQTILRQLHDLGVRWTLDDFGTGYSSLKYLLKAPFSKIKIDREFISGLSVPGSQKRPIVATIVALAENLGMETTAEGVESHQDLKAVRELGCGQIQGFVYGPKLDAREARTLARSRLPIATEGYEVTRREQRMVVLRSADVIYRGEKLHGTVRNVSSSGAMVEAEWQAAVGSRVEIHMDHDRPRKGIVRWVDGFRFGVQFDELGYGPDNVSEEQVNLPMANPLSNPLRAVG, encoded by the coding sequence ATGGGTGGAATGCTGCTGATCTACACCGCGCTGCTTGTCGTGGAGAACTGGAGGGAAGTTAGCCTTGCGGGCGCGATCTGGTTTGCTGGAGCGTTGGGGCTTGCCCTGCCGTTGCTGGTGGGCGGGATCACTCTGTCGCGCACGCTTCGCGCCAATCAGATCAGCACTGCGCGCATTATCTGCCTGGGCGGAGCGTTGTGCGGAATCCTGCTGGGCAGTGAGGGCGCGGTGCTGGCCCATCCGCACAGCGTAGCGGTAACGCTCGCTTGCGTGATGATCGGAATGGTCATTCTGGCCGCATTTCCGCTTTCGCAGATGATCTTTGCCGCCAGTTTTGCGGTCACTGAACTGTTGTTGGGCGCCGATGCCTTGCCACCTGGCGTGGTGGCTTTCTCGCTCGCATTCAGTTTCGTGGCGATCTGGGCGTCTTCGCAGGCTCGCTTCATACGGGCGAGTGCACGTATGGATCTGCAGAACGAACGCCTTTCGCGCATGTCGGAGCAGACCGGCAGCTTCGTGTGGGAAACAGACAGTGATGGGCGCCTTACCCGTGCGAGCGAGGGCATGTTCAAAGTGCTCGGCCGCCCGGCATCGGAGATGGTCGGGGAATATGTCTGGGGGCTGGTGGGGCCGGAGGCGAATTGCAACCAGCGCCAACAGCGCGAGATCGCGTTCGGGACAGACATCCTGCGGCGTCATCAGGTTATGCAGGCCCCGTTTGGCGACCTCACCGTATGTGCCCGTGCGCGTGACGGCATTCACAGCCTCTCTCTATCCGGTCAGCCGCGATACGATGCGGCGGGCAATTTCGTGGGCTTCATGGGCATCGGCCTTGACCTTACAGAGTTCACGCGCGTGCAGGAAAGGCTGCTGGCCTCGGCCGAACGCGATGCGCTGACGCGGTTGATGAACCGGGCCTGCTTCAACGACCGCCTGGAGGAACTGCTCAACGGTTCGGAAAGCGGGCGGTGCGCGACCGCGCTGCTGCTGATCGACCTCGACAAATTCAAGCAGGCCAATGACACGTTGGGTCATCAGGTGGGCGATCAGGTGCTGCGCCAGTTTTCCGAACGCCTGCGGATGTTCATCAACAGCAGCGGCTTTGTCGGCCGTCTGGGCGGCGATGAATTCGGGGTGGTGCTGCATGAAACAACCGAAGTGCGCCGGCTGGAAGCGCTGGCCTGCGAACTGGTCCGCTATCTGAGCGCGCCTTACGAGATTTCGGGCATCAAGGTCACCATTGGCGCGGCAATCGGTATCGCGATCGGCCCCGAACATGGTGATACGGTGGACTCGCTGGTGCGCAATGCTGACCTTGCGCTTTATTCGGCCAAGGCTCGCGGCGGCAATTGTCACCGCATGTTCGATACGACACTGCTCGACCATGCGCTGGAGCGGCGCCAACTGGAGATCGACCTTGGCAGGGCGATCGAGAATGGCGAACTGATGCTGCAATACCAGCCCATCGTCGATGCCGCGAGCGAGAAGCTGTCGGGCTTCGAGGCTTTGGTCCATTGGCGCCATCCCGTGCGCGGAGAAGTGGCTGCCGACGAGTTCATTCCGCTGGCCGAGACTGCCGGCCTGATCAATCGCCTTGGCGAATGGGTGTTACGCGAAGCTTGTCTGGAGGCGGCGCAATGGCCGGCCCATATCAGGTTGGCGGTGAACCTTTCGCCGTCGCAATTCGCCAGTCCCGGTCTAACCTCGGTAGTGGTCAACAGCCTGGCCCAGAGCCGTATGCCTCCCGGCCGGCTGGAGATGGAGATTACCGAAAACGTCTTTCTTGACGAGGCGGAAAGCACCCAGACCATCCTGCGCCAGCTTCACGATCTGGGTGTGCGCTGGACGCTGGACGATTTCGGCACCGGCTATTCCAGCCTCAAATATCTGCTCAAGGCTCCGTTTTCGAAGATCAAGATCGATCGCGAGTTTATCAGCGGCCTGTCGGTGCCGGGTAGCCAGAAACGCCCCATCGTTGCGACAATCGTGGCCTTGGCAGAGAATCTGGGCATGGAAACCACTGCCGAAGGAGTGGAATCCCATCAGGATCTCAAGGCCGTGCGCGAGCTTGGCTGCGGCCAGATTCAGGGCTTTGTCTATGGGCCCAAGCTCGATGCGCGCGAGGCGCGCACGCTGGCACGCAGTCGCCTGCCCATTGCCACCGAAGGTTATGAAGTCACCAGGCGCGAACAGCGCATGGTGGTGCTGCGTAGCGCGGACGTGATCTATCGTGGTGAGAAGCTGCACGGCACGGTGCGCAACGTATCTTCCAGCGGGGCAATGGTGGAGGCCGAATGGCAGGCCGCCGTTGGCAGTCGAGTGGAGATCCACATGGATCACGACCGGCCCCGCAAGGGCATCGTCCGCTGGGTGGACGGGTTCCGGTTTGGCGTGCAGTTTGACGAGCTTGGCTATGGGCCGGACAATGTCTCGGAAGAGCAGGTCAATCTGCCCATGGCAAACCCTCTGTCCAACCCGTTACGAGCTGTCGGATAA
- a CDS encoding EAL domain-containing protein — protein sequence MVDVRLSGESGPAAVPRRQRLTVLVVDDNPGDRRLAEMSLKVGSHDAGAECDVLLAGSLADGAALLETLVAAGPDAILLDLGLPDASGFDGLQALKILRPDVPIIILTGLDEANTAASALTNGAADYLEKDDIRPRSLWRSISYALERKKFQEELVQLAITDPLTSVKNRRALIEGLELSMEHADRTKLFCAVLVIDIDNFKQINDLLGHDAGDELLVRVAERISETVRRTDIVGRLGGDEFAVIATNLPNPRGAMELAHKIARAIGTVTRLDGRPIDIGSSIGIALYPSGAVSSGDMLTHADLAMYKAKKEGARTICLYDDSLHRELSRKLELKRAMLRDISTPSFYLDYQPIVDCRSHRIVCAEGLARWRQRDDRVIMPGDFIPIAEENGWISDLGMQMIDQACGFLAGSLAAGAPVVPISINVSPIQCRDNGFAGLFTDAIDRHGLTPDLFNIEITESTFMQNIDSARRGLEALMNVGIGVHIDDFGTGYSSLSLLRDLPLKHLKLDRSFVSKLIDDSGTRKITEAVSDLAHKLDFKTVAEGVETAEQAELLTRIGIDYLQGYYFSPPISAARLSEELVIFGPDEAIIATQHDSAGQVRAASR from the coding sequence ATGGTCGATGTGCGATTGTCGGGCGAAAGCGGGCCTGCCGCCGTGCCAAGGCGGCAGCGGTTGACCGTGCTTGTCGTCGACGACAATCCGGGCGACCGCCGCCTGGCTGAGATGTCGCTTAAGGTCGGGTCGCACGATGCCGGCGCGGAGTGTGACGTTCTGCTGGCCGGCAGTCTGGCCGATGGAGCGGCCTTGCTCGAGACACTGGTAGCCGCAGGGCCGGATGCGATCCTGCTCGATCTCGGCCTGCCCGATGCCTCCGGCTTCGATGGGCTGCAGGCTCTCAAGATACTGCGTCCGGATGTTCCGATCATCATCCTGACTGGCCTCGACGAGGCCAATACTGCGGCCAGTGCGCTTACCAACGGAGCGGCTGACTACCTCGAGAAGGATGACATCCGGCCGCGTTCGCTCTGGCGGTCGATCAGCTATGCGCTGGAACGTAAGAAGTTCCAGGAGGAACTGGTCCAGCTCGCCATCACCGATCCGCTCACTTCGGTGAAGAACCGTCGCGCCCTGATCGAAGGGCTGGAACTGAGCATGGAACATGCCGACCGTACCAAGCTGTTTTGCGCGGTGCTGGTGATCGACATCGACAATTTCAAACAGATCAACGATCTGCTGGGCCACGACGCGGGCGATGAATTGCTGGTGCGCGTGGCGGAGCGGATCAGCGAGACTGTGCGCCGCACGGACATTGTCGGCCGGCTGGGCGGTGACGAGTTCGCGGTAATCGCCACCAATCTGCCTAATCCCCGAGGCGCGATGGAACTGGCCCACAAGATCGCCAGGGCGATCGGCACGGTCACCAGGCTGGATGGCCGCCCGATCGACATCGGGTCGAGCATCGGTATCGCACTCTATCCGTCTGGAGCGGTCAGCTCCGGCGATATGCTGACCCACGCCGATCTGGCCATGTACAAGGCCAAGAAGGAGGGCGCACGCACGATCTGCCTCTATGACGATTCCCTGCACCGCGAACTGAGCCGGAAGCTGGAACTGAAACGGGCGATGCTGCGCGACATCTCCACGCCCAGCTTCTATCTCGATTACCAGCCAATCGTCGACTGCCGCAGCCACCGCATCGTCTGTGCCGAGGGTCTCGCGCGCTGGCGCCAGCGTGACGACAGGGTGATCATGCCTGGTGATTTCATTCCCATTGCCGAAGAGAATGGCTGGATCTCCGATCTGGGGATGCAGATGATCGATCAGGCTTGTGGCTTCCTGGCAGGCTCGCTCGCGGCAGGCGCACCTGTCGTGCCGATTTCGATCAACGTTTCCCCGATCCAGTGCCGCGACAATGGCTTTGCAGGCCTGTTCACCGACGCGATCGACCGCCACGGCCTGACGCCCGACCTGTTCAATATCGAGATCACGGAATCGACTTTCATGCAGAATATCGATTCCGCCCGACGCGGGTTGGAGGCTCTGATGAACGTCGGCATCGGCGTGCATATCGACGATTTCGGCACCGGCTATTCATCGCTTTCCCTGCTGCGCGACCTGCCGCTGAAGCACCTCAAGCTGGACCGCAGCTTCGTTTCCAAGTTGATCGACGATTCCGGCACTCGCAAGATTACCGAGGCGGTGTCCGATCTGGCTCACAAGCTGGATTTCAAGACCGTGGCCGAAGGGGTGGAGACGGCGGAGCAGGCTGAATTGCTCACCCGGATCGGGATCGACTACCTGCAGGGCTATTACTTTTCCCCGCCGATCAGCGCGGCACGGCTTAGCGAGGAACTGGTGATCTTCGGCCCGGACGAGGCGATCATCGCCACCCAGCACGACAGTGCTGGGCAAGTCAGAGCGGCGAGCCGCTGA
- a CDS encoding MarR family transcriptional regulator, with the protein MENTNLRLAENGTGVAPHLRSVTQDPFLHRICAVSARMRSIASRDVLSRHGLDLRDWLVLSGLFELGLGSQRDIVDLTKLDKVAVNRAAARLKETGLVGTRPNRLDGRSHLLELSEQGRRVYFSLASAIEEMERQVLAQFGSAETDQFRWMLARLEASLEDIDRAGAEMAEADGPAPTAYGQDQADTAPRSVAA; encoded by the coding sequence ATGGAAAACACGAATCTCCGTCTGGCTGAAAACGGCACCGGCGTCGCACCCCACCTGCGCTCTGTGACGCAGGATCCTTTTCTCCACCGCATCTGCGCGGTTTCCGCCCGCATGCGCAGCATTGCCAGCCGCGATGTGCTGAGCCGCCACGGGCTGGACCTGCGGGACTGGCTGGTTCTGTCCGGCCTGTTCGAACTGGGCCTTGGCTCGCAGCGCGACATCGTGGACCTGACCAAGCTGGATAAGGTGGCCGTGAACCGCGCCGCAGCCCGGCTGAAGGAAACCGGTCTGGTCGGCACCCGGCCAAACCGCCTCGACGGCCGTTCGCACCTGCTTGAACTGTCGGAGCAAGGCCGCAGGGTCTATTTCTCGCTCGCCTCCGCGATTGAAGAGATGGAGCGGCAGGTTCTGGCCCAGTTCGGCAGTGCCGAGACGGATCAGTTCCGCTGGATGCTCGCCCGCCTGGAGGCCTCGCTGGAAGACATCGACCGCGCTGGCGCGGAAATGGCCGAAGCGGATGGTCCTGCCCCGACGGCCTATGGCCAGGATCAGGCTGACACCGCACCTCGCTCGGTAGCGGCCTGA
- a CDS encoding sigma-70 family RNA polymerase sigma factor: MAQNDDRRAGCPSDDDTRLVALAGKGSVDAFTIIVERHSSALYRVAYRMLGDGAEAEDVVQECFARLWTQAANWSARGAGLVGWLHRVTMNLCLDRLRKSRPSFCDTLPEVHDAAPLADRRIEGYEARLAIERALDALPPHYRAALALSYFEGFPNSVACDAMDMNLKAFESLLVRARRQLRGLLESSEFSLADVEFMP; this comes from the coding sequence ATGGCTCAGAACGACGATCGCCGCGCAGGCTGCCCGTCGGATGACGATACGCGCCTCGTCGCCCTTGCCGGCAAAGGCAGCGTGGATGCCTTCACCATCATTGTGGAACGGCACAGCTCCGCCCTCTATCGCGTCGCCTACCGCATGCTGGGCGACGGGGCCGAGGCGGAAGACGTCGTGCAGGAGTGTTTCGCCCGCCTGTGGACGCAGGCCGCCAACTGGAGCGCGCGGGGCGCCGGGCTGGTCGGCTGGCTCCACCGGGTGACAATGAACCTGTGCCTCGACCGGCTGCGCAAGAGCCGTCCGTCGTTCTGCGATACGCTCCCGGAAGTCCATGACGCTGCCCCGCTGGCGGATCGCCGTATCGAAGGATACGAAGCTCGCCTGGCGATTGAACGGGCGCTGGATGCCCTGCCGCCCCATTACCGTGCCGCCCTGGCGCTCAGCTATTTCGAAGGCTTCCCAAATTCTGTAGCCTGCGACGCCATGGACATGAACCTGAAGGCCTTCGAATCCTTGCTCGTGCGCGCGCGGCGCCAGTTGCGCGGCCTGTTGGAATCGAGTGAGTTCTCGCTGGCCGACGTGGAATTCATGCCATGA
- a CDS encoding Lrp/AsnC family transcriptional regulator encodes MKQNIDLDRVDRKILALVQRDATLSHAEIAERVGASSASCWRRIKAMEAAGYLIGSVRLVDPDRVGRGVTVICNVRAKDFSPAASQAFEEFVRDSPEVVECYSMSGDWDFLLRIVASDVADYNSFLMDKLLRHPTVAGASSHFALETLKYTTELPV; translated from the coding sequence ATGAAACAGAATATCGATCTAGATCGGGTAGATCGTAAGATACTCGCGCTGGTGCAGCGCGATGCTACGCTCAGTCATGCTGAAATCGCCGAACGGGTAGGCGCTTCCAGTGCATCCTGCTGGCGGCGCATCAAGGCAATGGAAGCGGCTGGCTATCTCATCGGCAGTGTGCGGCTGGTGGACCCGGATCGAGTGGGCAGAGGCGTAACGGTGATATGCAACGTGCGCGCCAAGGATTTCTCTCCGGCGGCCTCGCAGGCCTTTGAAGAATTTGTGCGCGATAGTCCGGAAGTGGTGGAATGCTATTCCATGTCGGGTGACTGGGATTTTCTGCTGCGGATCGTGGCTTCCGATGTGGCGGATTATAACAGCTTCCTGATGGACAAGCTGCTGCGCCATCCGACCGTGGCGGGCGCCTCGTCCCATTTTGCGCTTGAAACGCTGAAATACACCACTGAACTGCCGGTTTGA
- a CDS encoding GAF domain-containing protein, with translation MPHSVLEQKIARLKGALTSDLPAALHAKLSRLLAEAEADLEMAMQTGASTDPPLLEPPSDLLTIADHAVIEAMRLLGAQFGSLQLYDPESETLQIVAQRNFQEPQLQYLALVRPTDNLACSRCIVKRQRIIIEDVVEEPSYQPHLTLAAQVGIRAVQSTPLQDSAGRLLAVLSTQFTAPRRFSQSECEALDQHASWATGALARCLYA, from the coding sequence ATGCCGCATTCGGTACTGGAACAGAAGATTGCCCGCCTGAAAGGCGCGCTAACTTCCGACTTGCCCGCTGCGCTGCACGCCAAGCTCTCTCGTCTGCTGGCAGAAGCTGAGGCGGATCTGGAGATGGCCATGCAAACCGGCGCATCGACCGATCCACCGCTTCTGGAGCCACCTTCTGATTTGCTGACCATCGCCGATCATGCGGTTATCGAGGCCATGCGCCTGCTCGGTGCCCAGTTCGGCAGCCTGCAACTCTACGATCCGGAAAGTGAGACGCTACAGATCGTCGCTCAGAGGAATTTCCAGGAGCCGCAACTCCAATATCTCGCATTGGTGCGACCAACCGATAATCTGGCCTGCTCGCGCTGCATTGTCAAACGTCAGCGCATCATCATCGAGGATGTGGTGGAGGAACCCTCCTATCAGCCACATCTCACCCTTGCCGCACAAGTCGGCATTCGGGCAGTGCAATCAACGCCGTTGCAGGATTCGGCGGGCAGACTGCTGGCGGTCCTGTCGACCCAGTTCACGGCGCCAAGACGGTTCAGTCAGAGCGAATGCGAAGCGCTGGACCAGCATGCGAGCTGGGCTACCGGCGCCCTTGCCCGCTGCCTCTATGCCTGA